In Leptospira wolffii serovar Khorat str. Khorat-H2, a genomic segment contains:
- a CDS encoding FAD-binding protein encodes MKKFLILYIALVWAAYASPVLVNDVTQINPIPVYRVETPKTIEEIQILVKEHKGPVSIGGGRFSMGGQIATENALFLDMRSFNKILSLDAQKKRIVVQSGITWRDLQEYIDPHNLSVMIKQTYSNFTIGGSLSVNCHGRYIGYGPMILSVESIRVVLADGKLVNASPSENSEIFYGAIGGYGGIGIITEATLELVDNVAVARSVQKMPITDYKRFFFENIRTDSKAIFHNADIYPPAYENVNAVTWSQTEEPVTVPDRLVPVKETYWLENLVYFWLTELPYGKELREYVLDPLLTKGKRIVWRNFEASYDVKELEPPNRIFSTYVLQEYFVPVEKFDEFYPKMREILQRHDANVMNISIRHAYKDSGSYLAWARSEEFAFVIYYKQRTYPAAKNEVGVWTKELVDAAVSVGGSYYLPYQPHASQAQFLAAYPNSEKFFDLKRKLDPEYKFRNKLWDKYYYPNPKDQAIRLDLEANKSYARSEDQTFLTLPEWYIVFSSDEYAKFQKHSPPSEFPYFGSISQFWKMYGHVISETSGYETNWGYHLMICVIGVSYSGELALKSLYENTIGVLTEWIDGRKEITSDRKVEAYMQWVAQDYTDFVRFRPWYEYPFYEKFIEFKGIQDGDSAGFIRRWERRFFFSTELLVKAAYGWLIGLGTGAVYEAENFQILAWVNDKGESKVISIPRYEPFTREVPELVKKGISFREIAGNQKIVMTVIAPEDKKWEGRDILYSWPILTEPGLYRTALILPVKELHTVILDCQKNGIQIDHIFDY; translated from the coding sequence ATGAAGAAATTCTTAATCTTATATATCGCCCTTGTTTGGGCCGCATACGCAAGTCCCGTCCTGGTGAATGATGTGACTCAGATCAACCCCATTCCTGTATATAGGGTGGAGACTCCTAAAACTATAGAAGAGATCCAAATATTGGTAAAGGAGCATAAGGGGCCCGTTTCGATCGGTGGAGGCAGATTCTCCATGGGTGGGCAAATCGCCACAGAGAATGCTCTCTTCTTGGATATGAGATCCTTCAACAAGATACTGTCCTTGGATGCTCAGAAAAAAAGAATCGTAGTTCAATCCGGTATCACTTGGAGGGATCTTCAGGAATATATAGATCCGCATAATCTTTCCGTAATGATTAAACAGACTTACTCCAATTTCACGATAGGAGGGTCCTTGAGTGTGAATTGTCACGGGAGATATATAGGATACGGACCTATGATTCTTTCCGTGGAGTCCATCCGAGTCGTATTAGCGGACGGGAAATTGGTAAATGCAAGTCCAAGTGAGAATTCGGAAATCTTTTACGGGGCGATAGGCGGATATGGCGGAATCGGAATCATCACCGAAGCGACCTTGGAATTGGTAGACAATGTGGCGGTGGCCCGGTCCGTCCAAAAGATGCCGATTACCGACTATAAGAGATTTTTCTTCGAGAATATCAGAACCGATTCCAAAGCCATCTTTCACAACGCGGATATTTATCCGCCGGCTTATGAGAATGTGAACGCAGTCACTTGGTCCCAAACCGAAGAGCCCGTAACCGTTCCGGATCGATTGGTACCGGTAAAGGAAACCTATTGGTTGGAAAATCTAGTCTATTTCTGGCTCACGGAATTACCTTACGGCAAGGAACTACGCGAATACGTTTTGGATCCGCTCTTAACGAAAGGAAAAAGAATCGTTTGGAGAAACTTCGAGGCCAGTTACGACGTAAAAGAATTGGAACCCCCGAATCGTATTTTTAGCACGTACGTGCTCCAGGAATATTTCGTTCCCGTGGAGAAATTCGACGAGTTCTATCCTAAGATGAGGGAGATCCTACAAAGACACGACGCCAACGTGATGAATATTTCCATACGCCACGCTTATAAGGACTCGGGTTCTTATCTGGCCTGGGCTCGTTCGGAAGAATTCGCATTCGTGATTTATTATAAACAAAGGACTTATCCGGCCGCTAAAAACGAAGTAGGGGTCTGGACCAAGGAACTCGTGGATGCGGCCGTTTCAGTAGGAGGAAGTTATTATCTTCCGTATCAACCCCATGCGAGCCAGGCACAATTCTTGGCGGCTTATCCTAATTCCGAAAAATTCTTCGATTTAAAAAGGAAATTGGATCCCGAGTATAAGTTTAGAAATAAGCTTTGGGATAAATACTATTATCCCAATCCTAAGGACCAAGCGATTCGATTGGATTTGGAAGCGAATAAATCCTATGCGCGTAGCGAAGACCAGACCTTTTTAACCCTTCCGGAATGGTATATAGTATTCAGTTCGGACGAATACGCCAAATTCCAAAAGCATTCTCCCCCCAGCGAGTTTCCTTATTTCGGGAGTATTTCCCAATTTTGGAAAATGTACGGTCATGTGATCTCGGAAACTTCAGGTTACGAAACCAATTGGGGATATCACCTCATGATTTGCGTGATAGGAGTCAGTTATTCCGGAGAATTGGCTCTCAAGAGTCTGTATGAAAATACGATCGGAGTCCTGACGGAATGGATAGACGGTAGGAAGGAAATCACTTCCGACCGAAAAGTGGAAGCGTATATGCAATGGGTCGCCCAGGATTACACCGATTTCGTAAGATTTCGTCCTTGGTACGAATATCCGTTTTATGAAAAGTTTATAGAGTTCAAAGGAATCCAAGACGGAGACTCGGCAGGATTCATTCGACGTTGGGAGAGACGATTCTTCTTTTCTACGGAATTATTGGTGAAGGCCGCTTACGGTTGGTTGATCGGACTCGGGACCGGTGCCGTTTACGAAGCAGAGAATTTTCAAATTCTCGCCTGGGTGAATGATAAGGGAGAGAGCAAGGTCATTTCCATTCCTAGATACGAACCGTTTACCAGAGAAGTTCCCGAACTCGTAAAAAAAGGAATCTCCTTTAGAGAGATCGCGGGGAATCAAAAAATCGTAATGACTGTGATCGCTCCGGAAGATAAAAAATGGGAGGGCAGGGACATTCTATACAGTTGGCCGATTCTTACCGAGCCGGGATTATACAGGACCGCTCTTATCCTTCCCGTTAAGGAATTGCATACCGTGATCTTGGATTGCCAGAAGAACGGAATCCAGATAGATCATATTTTCGATTATTGA